Genomic segment of Bacillota bacterium:
TGGCCCGCAGCAGGACGTCCGCCGCCTCCTCGAGGCGCCCGGCGTCACCCACGACCAGGGCGCGGACGGCCGCACCCACCTCCGGCCGGGCCAGGGCCAGGAGGACGATCTCCGGCCCGATGCCCGCCGGATCACCCATGGTCACGGCTACCAACGGTCTCTCCACGAACGCGTTCACCCTTCCTTTCCACGAGCGAGCAGGAAGTCGACCGCCCGGAGCAGGGCGTCTTCCGCTCCGAATCCCCCTGCTTTGGAGATGAGCACGAAGCGGTCGTCCGCCTCGCTCCACGGCATGCCCGGGATCACCTCCCCCTGGGGCCACAAAGCGTCGATTCGCAGAGCACGGCAGAGCGCGAGCGTGGTGTCGCCGCCAGTACTGACCAGACCGAGCCTCCGGCCGGGCGACGTCGACGCCCAGAACCGCGCGAGTTCGGCCAGATCCGCCTCGAAGTGGGGGAGCGTGCCGCCGGCGCCCGCCGGCCGCTCCGGTGCGAGCTCGACCGCGACGACGCGGGCCGTCTGGGTGGCGAGCCAGCGCGAGGCGCGAGCCAGCTCCTCCTCGCGCCCGGCGGGCTCGGCCAGGCAGGGCGTGTCCAGGCGCAGGCGGAGCGCCTCACCAGCCGCGACCAGCCGCTCCAGCTGCGCATGGGCTTTGGGGTTGGCGCTGCCGACGAGGACCAGGAGCCGATCGACCGCCTTCATCGGCGCCGCCGGCGGGGACGGCTCCTCCCGCAGCCAGAGGGGTGCGAGAGGCCGGGCCAGACCGGCCGAACCGACCGGCAGCACTTCGGGATGACGCGCTAGGAAGCGGGCCGCCTCCGCGAGATCTTCCTCGCTCTTTGTCTCCGGGACGAGAACGGCGGGGGAGCGGCGGCGCGCCTCCCCCAGCGCTTCCTCCAGCTCGACCGCCCCGCTCTCGACGACGGCGAGCGAACTGGTGGCGAGGACTACGTCGGCCAGACGATCGTGGCGGACGGGGTGGACCGGGTCGCGCCCTGCGGCGGTCTCCGTGACGGGACGCCCGTCGACCAGGAGCCGCCCCGCAACGACGAGGCGGCCGTTGGCCGGGAAGGCGGGGGCGAGAAGCGCCACCTCGCGGCCGAGCCCGTGCAGCGTGGCCTCGATCTCGGCACCGACGTTACCGCGCAGGGTGGAGTCAACCTTCTTGAAGACCCGCGCCGGCCGCCCCGCCAGGAGGCGCGCGGCCTGCCCAACGACCGCGGCTGCCTCGGCGGGCTGCAGCCCCCGGCTCTCACTGTCGAAGACCTGTACCAGGTCGCCCGGATGGAGCGGCTGCCAGGGGCGGGCGGGATCGAAGGCGATGCGCACCCGCCGCAGGGCGGTGCGGAAGTAGGTGGCCGAGTCGGCCGCGCCTGTCAGGTCGTCGGCGAGGACATAGATCGGGAGCGAAGGCGAGGAAGGCGCCTCCTCGATCGCGCAGAGCTCCTCCTCAGGCACCGGCGCTCCCCCCTTCCTCCTGGCTCGCGCCGGGGACGGCTCCGCCGCGGTCACCCGCGCTGGTCTCTGGAGCGGAGTCGGTCCGCGCCGGGCGCGCGACTTCGATCACCGGCACGTTCCAGGCGAAGAGCGCCTCGCGGAAGGACTCGGGGACGTAGTCGGTGACCAGCAGGTGGATGGCGGAGAGCGGCGCGTAGGCCGGCAGGCCGGCGTCGCAGAACTTGTCGTGGTCGACC
This window contains:
- a CDS encoding four-carbon acid sugar kinase family protein, with translation MPEEELCAIEEAPSSPSLPIYVLADDLTGAADSATYFRTALRRVRIAFDPARPWQPLHPGDLVQVFDSESRGLQPAEAAAVVGQAARLLAGRPARVFKKVDSTLRGNVGAEIEATLHGLGREVALLAPAFPANGRLVVAGRLLVDGRPVTETAAGRDPVHPVRHDRLADVVLATSSLAVVESGAVELEEALGEARRRSPAVLVPETKSEEDLAEAARFLARHPEVLPVGSAGLARPLAPLWLREEPSPPAAPMKAVDRLLVLVGSANPKAHAQLERLVAAGEALRLRLDTPCLAEPAGREEELARASRWLATQTARVVAVELAPERPAGAGGTLPHFEADLAELARFWASTSPGRRLGLVSTGGDTTLALCRALRIDALWPQGEVIPGMPWSEADDRFVLISKAGGFGAEDALLRAVDFLLARGKEG